GAAGATTCATTGTGGTCAGATGAAGCTTGGAAGTAAAGACCGTGTACTTGAAAAGTATCATTCAATTGTTCTTTATAGAAACTGAAGATTTCCTGCCTGACCCGGATCATGCCATAAGCTTCCTGAACTTGCAGATAACCCAGCAATGCATTGAATTCGCTGAGAAGCATGTCACCGGATAATACTTGATTGACTGCACCATTTTCATTCCCATGGTGCCTTAACAACTCACAGTATTTGATTAACTCTATATCATCCGATGTAATGACACCACCTGTGGCACTTGTAACAATTTTAGTGGGGTACATTGAAAAAACCCCGGCAAACCCAATTGTCCCGGCATTATATCCATTTATAGCGGCACCAAAAGCATGTGAAGCATCTTCGATTAGATAAAGATCATTCTCATCACAAAACTCTTTAATCTCAAAGATGTTATCAGGGATCTTTCCAGCAATATACGTAATTAGGACAACTTTCGTTTTGGGAGTCACGGCGCTCTTCAGGCTATTTAAATCCAAATTGAAATCCTCTAAATTGATGTCACAAAGAACGACCCTTCCTTTCGCATTTTTCACCGCATATACTGGGGAAATAAACGTATTGCTTGGCATGATCACTTCTTTGCCTTCAACATCTAGATACTTTAAAATGATTTCAATGGCTGCCGTTGCACTGGAAAGTGCGACAGCATACTTAGAATCACTGTATTGTCTGACGCTTTCTTCAAATTTCCGGGTATAATCACCTAAAATTAACCTGCCAGAATCCAAAATGTGCTCAATGTTCTTGAGGTATTCCCGTTTTACCCAACCTGTTATCACTGGCTTTGTATTTACGATAGTCTCCATAGAACTCCATCCTTTTTCCAAAATCAGATCTTTCATTACACGTTAAGTAAGAGGCATACAAATAAATCAAATTTTTGAAAGACCCATGACTATTCAATGATTATTAACAACCAAATCCGACAGTGTTCTCTCTAGCTTTGAAATCAATTTGGTTTTCTCATAATTTAGGGTTAAACGCTTTATATTTCCTTGTATTTTCAGATACATTTGTTTGTCACTTTTCATTGATTTTACATACTCTATCATCTTTGATCGTTCACTATATTCAAAACCGTGACCTGCATCATATTTTGTCATAACCCCATGTTGCCAGC
The DNA window shown above is from Peribacillus sp. FSL P2-0133 and carries:
- a CDS encoding DegT/DnrJ/EryC1/StrS family aminotransferase, with product METIVNTKPVITGWVKREYLKNIEHILDSGRLILGDYTRKFEESVRQYSDSKYAVALSSATAAIEIILKYLDVEGKEVIMPSNTFISPVYAVKNAKGRVVLCDINLEDFNLDLNSLKSAVTPKTKVVLITYIAGKIPDNIFEIKEFCDENDLYLIEDASHAFGAAINGYNAGTIGFAGVFSMYPTKIVTSATGGVITSDDIELIKYCELLRHHGNENGAVNQVLSGDMLLSEFNALLGYLQVQEAYGMIRVRQEIFSFYKEQLNDTFQVHGLYFQASSDHNESSFYKIIVMSKSKEQCETFKKHLKEGHISTGHCYGVPLHLQPTLLEEYPLASLPNADRFRESHFTLPCHLDLSDEDLKYIVAKCKQAVEHGC